The genome window ACCATAGAAACAGGGCCGTTGCGGTTCTTCGCCACGTTGACATATATCAAGCCCTTTTCCTCGTCCTTGCATTTGCCATAAAACTCCGGTCGGTGCAGGAGCATGACAACGTCCGCGTCAGCTTCGGTCGCACCCGAATCCTTTAGGTCCAGGAGCCGTGGCTGTTCCTCTCCGTTGGCACGGTTTATTTGGGCAAGGACTACGATAGGGATGTTCAGATCCTTCGCCAACGCCTTCAGCCCTTTCGTAATCTTAGCAACACGATATGCCATGTTGTCGTGCGAATTTTCGGTTTCCATTATCTGTAGGTAGTCTATGAAAATAACATCAGGTGTCTGGGCGTTGTTGGAAAGCCGCCCTTCAGCCTATTTTTTCTCTGTAT of Gammaproteobacteria bacterium contains these proteins:
- a CDS encoding hypothetical protein (Evidence 5 : Unknown function), giving the protein METENSHDNMAYRVAKITKGLKALAKDLNIPIVVLAQINRANGEEQPRLLDLKDSGATEADADVVMLLHRPEFYGKCKDEEKGLIYVNVAKNRNGPVSMVTLGWKGEFAKPFEKVVYCT